The Herminiimonas arsenitoxidans genome window below encodes:
- a CDS encoding methyltransferase domain-containing protein: MLTERELESCYLGQFIPVHYHHNMLMDNRRMSGFKAAIDHLVAPGAKVLELGGGTGVLSWFAAAKAEKVWCVEYNPDLVVEAKRFLAHNVNGDKVEVIQGDAFEYLPPEPVDVVICEMIHVAMLREKQVQVIESFKQRYLEKFGGPLPIFIPEAMIMAVQPLQQDYCFEGYNAPIVQFQEPTFIQQNSVELAQPSVYSILDFTQPVNAQIAWEGVFAIEHAGTVNALRFVTKNILAVVMQQSTTVDWLNHYLVLPLAEPVAVKAGDQLYVSFVYNAGGSIPSLQASIRANHLHVVEAEWAMQTQHAAAYA, from the coding sequence ATGCTGACCGAACGCGAACTTGAAAGCTGTTATCTGGGCCAATTCATCCCTGTGCATTACCACCACAATATGTTGATGGATAACCGACGCATGTCGGGCTTCAAGGCAGCGATCGATCATTTGGTCGCGCCGGGTGCCAAGGTGCTGGAACTAGGTGGTGGTACCGGCGTGTTGTCGTGGTTTGCGGCTGCCAAGGCAGAAAAAGTCTGGTGCGTTGAATACAACCCAGATCTGGTCGTCGAAGCAAAACGCTTCCTTGCGCACAATGTGAACGGCGACAAAGTCGAAGTCATACAAGGCGATGCATTTGAATACCTGCCGCCGGAGCCGGTCGATGTTGTCATCTGCGAAATGATTCATGTCGCAATGCTGCGCGAGAAGCAAGTGCAGGTGATTGAATCCTTCAAGCAGCGTTATCTGGAAAAATTCGGTGGCCCGCTGCCTATCTTCATTCCTGAAGCAATGATCATGGCAGTACAGCCTTTACAACAGGATTACTGCTTTGAAGGCTATAACGCACCTATCGTGCAGTTCCAGGAGCCAACCTTCATTCAACAAAACAGCGTTGAGCTGGCGCAGCCTTCTGTTTATTCAATCCTGGATTTTACGCAGCCTGTAAATGCGCAGATTGCCTGGGAAGGCGTGTTCGCGATTGAGCATGCAGGTACCGTGAATGCCTTGCGTTTCGTGACGAAAAACATACTGGCCGTTGTCATGCAGCAGTCGACCACTGTCGATTGGTTGAATCATTATCTGGTCTTGCCATTGGCCGAGCCAGTTGCCGTCAAGGCTGGTGATCAGTTGTATGTGAGCTTTGTTTACAACGCGGGCGGATCGATTCCATCCTTGCAGGCATCTATCCGTGCGAATCACCTGCATGTGGTGGAAGCCGAGTGGGCGATGCAAACACAGCATGCAGCAGCGTATGCGTAA
- a CDS encoding GH36-type glycosyl hydrolase domain-containing protein — translation MFKKFFRQDQHFSFTEDASSSSDEPIRVEIFSAERLEAHAAHLASIQKIGAAPSRVNLSIAARENGKVLVAAHAAIEQATAERRAITSAAEWLLDNLHVVEESVVGVEENLPRRLYKALPKLSSGDHAGHPRIYGLCWEFAAHTDNHFDVDVFLRFVRAYQSVQQLTMAELWALPIIMRAVLLEHLRRVAVRVVKAQAARQAADDFANELIAIAQKMPENEQPGIVLPPGRLLQPFVVQLVQRLRYQQPGFTPLLDALGARLVDQGPTIDDIVLSEHTTQVASNQTIRNIITSMRTISAYDWRVFFESVSLVEQKLLTLPNYAELDFLTRDRYRKIIQQIALNARYSEQQIADALVRKIEFHRSQMSHDDIVADERALDPGHYLLGGGRTDLEAELGYQPHFSQKLRRHYIAHASLYYPLTILPVALIILAFPLWTTHGKGIHTLALTILIVAGLFPAIDIAITLVNKILMRLFWPRHLPRLELVDISENVRTFVAVPVMLTNEEGIEEELQQLETHYLANPDGEVYFTLLSDWADAKHEHMPQDLPLLEKARRGIAELNARYGPSKTDQVRFYILHRRRLWNEAEGKWMGWERKRGKLHEFNRLLRNALDTSFLLDEIPVPHNVRYVITLDADTRLPIGALRALVGVAAHPLNQPRHDPETLQVVEGYGILQPRITPTLPMQQERTLYRRFFSARGGIDPYGGAVSDVYQDVFGWGSYSGKGLYDVDAFELALSGKVPENTMLSHDLFEGALARCALVNDVELFEDFPSHVEEAAARQHRWTRGDWQLLPWLLHSGRVSMSMIDRMKIADNMRRSLTAPAILITLVTAFCLGHIQAWPWLLLALIGLAPPAVFRFLSDLLPHRDDLSFKAHWRRGLAVLPDALAVIFISLAVLVQYSWLMLDAIARTLVRLIFTRKKLLEWVTSAQVRRAKKYSISSFLWRGRMGMLITLVIAVMVYFFNPGGWWLALPFCLLWLLSPFIARAISLPPVDTNVEELDVDEETELRLIARRTWRFFTTFVVAQDHHLPPDNFQEDPQPVIAHRTSPTNFGLYLLSVVTARDFGWIGLNEMMRRLEATMETLQKLPRYHGHFYNWYETERLEILSPRYISTVDSGNLAGHLFALAQACKDAREQNVLRPTTVAGMRDSVLLLRLAIDGIGRELRTQTVTINELRKSAEQFSDFLLATSTAPPAYAFWKRMAERSENLFDLAQAFSAEIQTPDNEVLTWANELREAVHTHCNDFIVIIPWAHLEAEDAENKQNAELWQLVNDQVNMNVALEDLPQCYLSARRDIARLFASQNRLDPNVIPQALFDMLDGALMQAAVLAVQWLERLDAIEKVARQMAIDMDFRFLMSPERKLFSIGYNVDEARLDDSYYDLLASEARLASMVAIAERQAPPSHWFRLGRRMLPGLHGPVLASWSGSMFEYLMPSLVISMPRGSMLDQTCRNIVARQIEYGKERKVPWGISESALNLRDRAFTYQYSAFGVPGLGLKRGLEKDIVIAPYATGLAAMYMPKSAVANFRRLAEMGALGRYGFYEALDFTPGRRTENQTMAIVRAYMAHHQGMLLVSLGNVINRNVMRHRFHHEPIIRSAELLLHESQPRWVQPASLTLREERERPTVVMPESGVAREFNSAMTATPETQLLSNGHYAVMMTAAGSGYSLWNKLGITRWREDATRDHWGSHLYLRDSESSVFWSAGYQPTAVEPDFYQVKFAEDRVRIARADGSISSMLEVIVSPEDDAELRRLTLTNTGSRARYIEVTSYMEVLLAPVNADIAHPAFSNLFVETEYLHEVRGLLASRRPRKDGEPRPWAAHVVARGEGSDSALGIEYETDRARFIGRGQGVSNPISISDGRPLSNTVGAVLDPIFSLRVRVRIEPDEVVHLVFTTMAANSREEILSLADKYHDGSAFSRISALVWTHAQVQLHYLRIEHYEAELFQHLASRILFSDLSSRASGRVIRAMRLSHAGLWGQGISGDRPILLLRMAKQEDLRLVSQLLRAHEYWRMKQLPVDLVILNEKGASYAQELQASMEGMVRAAQAFSAQQEQAERGGAFIVRADLITDDERTLLLASARVVLEGGQGSLAEQMQVQPDVEESAPFSWLKRETHAPIGAPPGVPPQLALFNGLGGFDKDGREYVIVLGPDQIPPAPWINVIANPVFGFTVSERGAGYSWSLNSRENKLTPWSNDPVSDPSGEAFYIRDEESGALWSPTISPIRVPDATYMTRHGQGYSRFELNCSGIVSDLLQFVSWDDPVKICRLRLKNITRSTRRLSLTSYVEWVLGATRADNVPFIATERDAETGALFARNPWNIEFGHRVAFIDLCGKQTAWTGDRKEFIGRNGNFQKPSGLAAGNILSNRVGAGFDPCGVLQTVVEIPADTEVEIVFLMGQADSAEAARELVQRYRASDITAVFDASQRNWHNILHKIQVETPDRSMDYLLNGWLLYQTLSCRFWARTAFYQAGGAYGFRDQLQDTQALVMAAPALAREQILRASSRQFKEGDVQHWWHPPSGRGVRTHISDDLIWLPYCVAHYVDVSGDAQIYDEMVPFLEGDPLPLEKEDAYFEAHISDEHVSVYEHCARALDHSMTAGPHGLPLMGGGDWNDGMNRVGHEGKGESVWLAWFLYATLLRFAPVAEARKDKARATRWRKHAEKLKKATEQHAWDGAWYRRAYFDDGTPLGSASNAECRIDSIAQSWSVISGAGEPERSQRAMDSVDQYLIRPGDDLILLFTPPFDKTPLDPGYIKGYLPGVRENGGQYTHAAVWCLIAYSMMGKGGQAHDLFKMINPANRTSSRTGMAAYKVEPYAVAADIYAESPHVRRGGWTWYTGAAGWLYRAGVESILGLRIQADRLSFDPCLPAEWRSTKLHYRYGGAIYNITIQNPHGVCKGVVRVELDGLAVPEQVIVMLDDGATHMVTVVMGNVSPTK, via the coding sequence TTGTTTAAGAAATTTTTCCGTCAAGATCAGCATTTTTCATTTACAGAAGATGCATCAAGTTCTTCTGATGAACCTATACGCGTAGAAATATTCAGCGCCGAGCGTTTAGAGGCGCATGCAGCGCATCTTGCTTCAATTCAAAAAATAGGTGCGGCGCCGAGTCGCGTCAATCTCTCCATCGCTGCACGTGAAAATGGCAAGGTGCTGGTTGCTGCGCATGCGGCTATAGAGCAGGCTACTGCTGAGCGTAGAGCGATTACTTCTGCCGCCGAGTGGTTACTCGATAACTTGCACGTGGTGGAAGAGAGCGTAGTCGGTGTAGAAGAGAATTTGCCGCGTCGTCTGTACAAGGCACTACCCAAATTATCCAGCGGTGATCATGCTGGCCATCCAAGAATTTATGGTTTGTGTTGGGAGTTCGCGGCACATACGGATAATCATTTCGACGTTGATGTGTTCTTGCGCTTTGTGCGTGCTTATCAAAGTGTGCAACAGTTGACGATGGCAGAGCTATGGGCCTTGCCTATTATCATGCGCGCTGTCTTGCTGGAACATTTGCGTCGTGTTGCAGTACGCGTCGTGAAGGCACAGGCTGCACGTCAGGCTGCGGATGACTTTGCAAATGAGCTGATTGCGATTGCGCAGAAAATGCCGGAGAACGAACAGCCGGGTATCGTCTTACCACCGGGACGTTTGTTACAACCGTTTGTCGTGCAGCTAGTGCAACGCTTGCGCTATCAGCAACCTGGATTTACACCGCTGCTTGATGCTTTGGGTGCTCGTCTTGTTGATCAAGGTCCGACGATAGACGATATTGTGTTGAGTGAGCATACAACGCAAGTCGCATCCAATCAGACGATACGCAACATCATCACTAGCATGCGCACGATTTCTGCCTACGATTGGCGCGTCTTTTTTGAATCGGTGAGTCTGGTCGAACAGAAATTACTGACCCTACCGAATTATGCTGAACTGGATTTTTTGACGCGAGATCGCTATCGCAAGATCATTCAGCAAATCGCATTGAATGCGCGCTATTCAGAACAACAGATCGCTGATGCGTTGGTACGAAAAATAGAATTCCATCGCAGCCAAATGTCACACGATGACATTGTTGCTGATGAGCGTGCGCTTGATCCTGGGCATTATCTGCTGGGCGGTGGCAGAACCGATCTGGAAGCAGAGCTGGGTTATCAGCCACATTTTTCACAAAAACTCAGACGACATTACATCGCCCATGCCAGCTTGTATTACCCACTGACGATACTGCCGGTAGCGCTGATTATTCTGGCATTCCCTTTATGGACTACGCATGGAAAAGGGATACATACGCTTGCATTAACGATCCTGATTGTTGCAGGCCTTTTCCCCGCGATTGATATTGCAATCACGCTCGTTAATAAAATATTGATGCGCCTATTCTGGCCGCGCCATTTACCGCGGCTGGAGTTGGTCGATATCTCGGAGAACGTACGCACTTTCGTCGCTGTGCCTGTGATGTTGACCAACGAAGAAGGCATAGAGGAAGAGCTGCAGCAGCTGGAGACGCATTATCTTGCCAATCCGGATGGCGAAGTTTATTTCACCTTGTTGTCCGATTGGGCCGATGCCAAGCATGAGCACATGCCACAGGATTTGCCTTTGCTGGAAAAGGCACGACGTGGCATTGCAGAGCTGAATGCGCGTTATGGACCGAGCAAGACTGATCAAGTACGTTTCTATATCCTGCATCGCCGTCGTTTGTGGAATGAGGCGGAAGGCAAGTGGATGGGTTGGGAACGCAAGCGCGGCAAGCTGCATGAATTCAACCGATTACTACGCAATGCGCTCGATACCTCGTTCTTACTGGATGAGATTCCTGTGCCGCATAACGTGCGTTATGTGATTACGCTGGATGCCGATACCCGTTTGCCGATAGGTGCTTTACGCGCGCTGGTTGGTGTCGCTGCGCATCCTTTGAATCAGCCGCGCCACGATCCAGAAACACTACAAGTGGTCGAAGGCTACGGCATCTTGCAGCCGCGCATCACGCCGACCTTGCCCATGCAGCAGGAACGCACTTTATATAGACGTTTCTTTTCTGCTCGCGGCGGTATCGATCCCTACGGCGGTGCAGTATCGGATGTGTATCAGGATGTGTTTGGCTGGGGCAGTTATTCCGGCAAAGGTTTATACGACGTTGATGCATTCGAATTAGCTCTCTCCGGCAAGGTGCCGGAAAACACCATGCTCAGCCACGATTTATTTGAAGGTGCGCTGGCACGTTGCGCACTCGTGAACGACGTGGAGTTGTTTGAAGACTTTCCTTCCCATGTTGAAGAAGCGGCTGCGCGTCAGCATCGCTGGACGCGTGGCGATTGGCAATTGCTGCCGTGGCTGTTGCATAGCGGGCGTGTGTCTATGTCGATGATCGATCGGATGAAAATTGCCGATAACATGCGACGTTCGTTGACTGCGCCTGCGATTCTGATCACGCTGGTGACGGCGTTTTGTCTCGGGCATATACAAGCCTGGCCGTGGTTGTTGCTAGCCTTGATTGGTTTAGCACCGCCGGCGGTATTCCGCTTTCTCTCCGATTTGTTACCGCACCGAGATGATCTCAGTTTCAAGGCGCACTGGCGGCGCGGCCTTGCGGTATTGCCGGATGCGCTGGCGGTGATCTTCATTTCGCTGGCAGTGTTGGTGCAGTATTCGTGGCTGATGCTCGATGCAATAGCGCGGACGCTGGTGCGTTTGATATTCACACGTAAAAAATTACTGGAATGGGTGACCTCGGCACAAGTCCGGCGTGCGAAAAAATATTCGATCTCCAGCTTCTTGTGGCGTGGCCGCATGGGCATGTTGATCACATTAGTGATAGCCGTGATGGTGTATTTCTTCAATCCGGGCGGCTGGTGGCTGGCTTTGCCGTTTTGCCTGTTGTGGCTGCTTAGTCCTTTCATCGCACGTGCGATCAGTTTGCCGCCAGTCGATACCAATGTGGAAGAGCTGGATGTTGATGAGGAAACAGAACTGCGCTTGATTGCGCGACGTACCTGGCGTTTCTTTACGACCTTTGTGGTGGCGCAAGACCATCATTTGCCACCAGATAATTTCCAGGAAGATCCGCAACCGGTGATTGCACATCGTACTTCGCCGACCAATTTTGGCTTGTATCTGTTGTCGGTGGTGACGGCACGCGATTTTGGCTGGATCGGTTTGAACGAGATGATGCGTCGGTTGGAAGCGACGATGGAAACGCTGCAAAAACTGCCGCGTTATCACGGTCACTTTTATAACTGGTATGAGACCGAGCGGCTGGAAATATTATCTCCTCGTTATATTTCAACTGTCGATAGCGGCAATCTCGCCGGCCATTTGTTTGCCTTGGCGCAGGCGTGCAAAGATGCGCGCGAACAGAATGTGCTGCGGCCGACGACTGTGGCAGGTATGCGTGATTCGGTCTTGCTACTTCGCTTGGCGATTGACGGTATCGGACGCGAACTGCGTACGCAAACAGTCACTATCAATGAATTGCGCAAGAGTGCCGAACAGTTCAGCGACTTCTTGTTGGCAACAAGTACAGCGCCACCAGCTTATGCATTCTGGAAAAGAATGGCTGAACGTTCAGAGAACCTGTTCGATTTGGCGCAGGCATTTTCGGCAGAGATTCAGACTCCTGATAATGAAGTGCTGACCTGGGCCAATGAGTTGCGGGAAGCCGTGCATACACACTGCAACGATTTCATCGTCATCATTCCGTGGGCACATCTGGAAGCAGAGGATGCGGAAAACAAACAGAATGCCGAGTTGTGGCAGCTGGTCAATGATCAGGTGAACATGAATGTCGCGCTGGAGGATTTGCCGCAATGTTATCTGTCGGCGCGACGCGATATTGCACGTTTGTTTGCTTCACAGAATCGACTTGATCCAAATGTCATTCCGCAAGCGTTATTCGATATGCTGGATGGTGCGTTGATGCAGGCTGCGGTGCTTGCTGTGCAGTGGCTGGAGCGTTTGGACGCGATAGAAAAAGTTGCGCGTCAGATGGCGATTGATATGGATTTCCGCTTCCTGATGTCGCCGGAGCGCAAACTGTTTTCCATCGGCTATAACGTCGATGAAGCTCGTCTTGATGATAGCTATTACGACTTGTTGGCATCCGAAGCACGTCTTGCCAGTATGGTGGCGATTGCCGAGCGGCAGGCACCGCCATCGCATTGGTTCCGCCTTGGTCGACGCATGTTGCCGGGCTTGCACGGTCCAGTATTGGCTTCATGGTCAGGATCGATGTTTGAATACTTGATGCCGTCGCTGGTGATTTCGATGCCACGCGGCAGCATGCTGGATCAAACCTGTCGCAATATCGTGGCGCGCCAGATTGAATATGGCAAGGAACGCAAGGTGCCATGGGGCATATCCGAATCGGCGCTTAATTTGCGTGATCGTGCCTTCACTTATCAATATTCAGCCTTTGGTGTCCCTGGGCTGGGATTGAAGCGTGGCTTGGAAAAAGACATAGTCATCGCACCGTATGCAACCGGTTTGGCGGCGATGTATATGCCTAAGAGTGCGGTTGCCAATTTCCGGCGCTTGGCAGAAATGGGCGCACTTGGGCGTTACGGTTTTTATGAAGCGCTAGATTTCACACCCGGCCGCCGTACGGAAAACCAGACCATGGCCATCGTGCGTGCCTACATGGCGCATCACCAGGGCATGTTGCTGGTCTCACTTGGCAACGTGATTAATCGCAATGTGATGCGACATCGTTTTCATCATGAACCGATTATTCGTTCTGCCGAATTGCTGTTGCATGAATCGCAGCCGCGCTGGGTGCAACCTGCATCGTTGACGCTACGTGAAGAGCGAGAGCGCCCAACTGTCGTCATGCCTGAGTCTGGTGTGGCGCGGGAATTTAATAGCGCGATGACGGCAACGCCGGAAACGCAATTGCTTTCCAACGGACATTACGCCGTCATGATGACGGCGGCAGGTTCCGGTTACAGTTTGTGGAACAAGCTCGGCATTACACGTTGGCGTGAAGATGCAACGCGTGATCATTGGGGCAGTCATCTGTATCTGCGCGATTCGGAAAGTAGTGTCTTCTGGTCGGCCGGTTATCAACCAACTGCAGTCGAGCCGGATTTCTATCAAGTCAAATTTGCCGAAGACCGCGTGCGTATTGCACGTGCTGATGGTTCGATTTCCAGCATGCTGGAAGTGATCGTATCGCCGGAAGATGATGCTGAATTGCGTCGTCTGACACTGACCAATACGGGGTCACGTGCACGTTATATTGAAGTGACTTCCTATATGGAGGTGTTGCTGGCACCAGTGAATGCCGATATTGCGCATCCGGCTTTCTCCAATCTGTTTGTCGAAACTGAATACTTGCATGAAGTACGCGGGCTGCTGGCATCACGTCGTCCACGTAAAGATGGCGAACCACGTCCATGGGCGGCACATGTGGTGGCACGTGGCGAGGGTAGTGATAGCGCCCTTGGTATTGAATATGAAACTGACCGTGCACGCTTTATCGGACGTGGTCAGGGAGTGAGTAATCCGATCTCCATCAGTGATGGTCGTCCTTTGTCGAATACGGTGGGCGCGGTGCTTGATCCGATTTTCAGTCTGCGGGTTCGGGTACGAATAGAACCGGATGAAGTTGTTCATTTGGTGTTTACCACGATGGCGGCTAATTCTCGCGAAGAGATACTCAGTCTGGCGGATAAATACCATGATGGTTCGGCGTTCTCGCGGATTTCCGCATTGGTGTGGACACATGCGCAAGTGCAATTACATTACCTGCGCATAGAACATTACGAGGCGGAGCTGTTCCAGCATCTGGCAAGCCGGATTCTGTTCTCCGATTTGTCGTCGCGCGCCAGTGGGCGTGTGATACGTGCAATGCGTTTGAGTCATGCCGGATTATGGGGACAGGGCATTTCCGGCGACAGGCCGATATTGTTGTTGCGTATGGCGAAGCAGGAAGATTTGCGCTTGGTGTCGCAACTCCTCCGTGCGCATGAATACTGGCGCATGAAGCAGTTGCCGGTTGATCTGGTGATCCTGAATGAAAAAGGCGCATCGTATGCGCAAGAGTTGCAGGCCTCGATGGAAGGCATGGTACGTGCAGCACAGGCATTCTCTGCTCAGCAGGAGCAGGCGGAGCGTGGTGGTGCTTTTATCGTGCGTGCCGACTTGATCACTGATGATGAGCGTACCTTGTTGCTGGCTTCGGCCCGTGTTGTACTGGAAGGTGGACAAGGCAGCTTGGCCGAGCAGATGCAAGTACAGCCGGATGTGGAAGAGAGTGCGCCATTCTCGTGGTTGAAACGCGAGACGCATGCGCCCATCGGTGCGCCACCGGGTGTACCGCCGCAACTGGCTTTGTTTAACGGGCTTGGCGGATTCGATAAGGATGGCCGTGAGTATGTGATCGTGCTGGGACCAGATCAAATTCCACCTGCACCGTGGATCAATGTGATTGCCAATCCGGTTTTCGGTTTTACCGTATCGGAACGCGGAGCTGGTTACTCGTGGAGTTTGAACAGTCGAGAGAACAAATTGACGCCGTGGTCTAACGATCCAGTATCGGATCCTTCCGGCGAGGCTTTCTACATTCGTGATGAAGAAAGCGGCGCACTGTGGAGCCCAACTATCTCGCCTATACGCGTGCCGGATGCGACCTACATGACACGGCACGGGCAGGGCTACAGTCGCTTCGAATTGAATTGCAGTGGCATTGTCAGCGACTTGTTGCAGTTTGTGAGTTGGGACGATCCCGTCAAGATTTGTCGCTTGCGCCTGAAAAACATTACACGCAGTACGCGTCGCTTATCGCTTACTTCCTACGTGGAATGGGTATTGGGCGCAACACGCGCGGACAATGTGCCCTTCATCGCGACAGAAAGGGATGCAGAAACTGGCGCACTCTTTGCGCGTAATCCGTGGAATATCGAATTCGGCCATCGCGTTGCCTTCATCGATTTATGCGGCAAGCAAACCGCTTGGACAGGTGATCGCAAGGAATTCATCGGCCGTAATGGTAATTTCCAAAAACCGTCTGGTCTGGCTGCGGGCAATATTTTGTCTAATCGTGTGGGCGCTGGTTTCGATCCTTGTGGCGTGTTGCAGACAGTAGTTGAAATCCCTGCCGATACAGAAGTGGAAATAGTGTTCTTGATGGGACAGGCAGACAGTGCCGAAGCCGCACGCGAGTTGGTCCAGCGTTACCGCGCGTCGGATATCACCGCCGTATTCGATGCCAGCCAACGTAACTGGCACAACATCCTGCACAAGATACAGGTCGAGACGCCAGATCGTTCTATGGATTATCTGCTCAATGGTTGGCTCTTGTATCAAACGCTGAGTTGCCGTTTCTGGGCGCGCACCGCGTTTTATCAGGCAGGTGGTGCTTACGGTTTCCGCGATCAATTGCAGGATACGCAAGCCTTGGTGATGGCCGCGCCGGCTTTGGCACGCGAGCAAATATTGCGAGCATCGTCGCGTCAGTTCAAGGAAGGCGATGTGCAACATTGGTGGCATCCACCAAGTGGACGTGGTGTGCGCACGCATATTTCGGATGATCTGATCTGGTTGCCGTATTGCGTCGCGCATTATGTGGACGTCAGCGGCGACGCGCAGATTTACGATGAGATGGTGCCTTTCCTCGAGGGCGATCCGCTACCGCTGGAAAAAGAAGATGCCTATTTTGAAGCGCATATCTCGGACGAGCATGTCAGCGTCTACGAGCATTGCGCGCGTGCGCTGGATCACAGCATGACTGCAGGACCACACGGCTTGCCGTTGATGGGCGGCGGCGATTGGAACGACGGCATGAATCGCGTCGGCCATGAAGGTAAGGGTGAAAGCGTCTGGCTGGCCTGGTTCCTGTATGCGACCTTATTGCGTTTTGCGCCAGTGGCGGAAGCACGCAAGGACAAGGCGCGTGCCACGCGCTGGCGCAAACATGCAGAGAAGCTGAAAAAAGCGACCGAACAGCATGCCTGGGATGGTGCATGGTATCGCCGCGCTTACTTTGACGATGGCACGCCGCTGGGTTCTGCCAGTAATGCGGAATGTCGTATCGATTCGATTGCACAAAGCTGGTCGGTTATTTCTGGCGCGGGTGAGCCGGAACGTTCACAACGTGCAATGGACTCCGTCGATCAATATCTGATTCGCCCGGGCGACGATTTGATTCTGTTATTCACACCGCCATTCGACAAGACGCCGCTTGATCCAGGTTACATCAAGGGATATTTACCCGGTGTACGTGAAAACGGCGGGCAATACACGCATGCCGCGGTGTGGTGTCTGATTGCCTATTCGATGATGGGCAAAGGCGGACAGGCGCACGATCTGTTCAAGATGATCAATCCGGCCAATCGCACCAGTTCACGCACCGGTATGGCTGCGTACAAGGTAGAACCGTATGCGGTGGCGGCTGATATCTATGCCGAATCACCACATGTACGACGTGGCGGCTGGACCTGGTACACCGGTGCGGCTGGCTGGTTGTATCGCGCGGGCGTGGAATCGATACTGGGCTTGCGCATACAGGCTGATCGTCTCAGCTTTGATCCCTGTCTGCCGGCAGAATGGCGTAGTACCAAGCTGCATTATCGCTACGGCGGTGCCATCTATAACATCACGATTCAGAATCCGCATGGCGTCTGCAAAGGCGTAGTACGCGTAGAACTTGATGGTCTTGCTGTGCCGGAGCAGGTCATTGTGATGCTGGATGACGGTGCCACGCATATGGTGACTGTAGTGATGGGCAACGTTAGTCCGACGAAGTGA